A window of Lepidochelys kempii isolate rLepKem1 chromosome 1, rLepKem1.hap2, whole genome shotgun sequence contains these coding sequences:
- the PHETA2 gene encoding sesquipedalian-2 isoform X2, with product MVTVHRLFGPRDLITWQSQMLRLCDDLERVLQTIRSVFTAFNTNWADVEAILQTLFTLDERYSILDANRRWAGGPRGGPGWPDTDPGWDVNVEGGKATLSAAREGLLESIRRAGSKTANWSKIGECQQDLNEHPSAFLAHLFKQVRMYGGGVEPEAEVSRTMMVSYFVDQAVLDIKKYFTKHVPDWPGKPLSKVVLLATFVFNGRDEEKAKEKRKQKKGEVSMLVAALQVPLGNQHWQGHGNTRGRGRGTGRGGGWGGTRNGNCNYCKQPGHWKRECPLLPRGAPLQDQLETGSSFPPNAPQDFANPQ from the coding sequence ATGGTCACGGTTCATCGCCTTTTCGGCCCTAGGGATCTAATCACCTGGCAGTCGCAGATGCTGAGGTTGTGCGACGATCTGGAACGGGTTCTGCAGACTATCCGATCTGTCTTTACGGCCTTTAACACTAACTGGGCGGACGTTGAGGCCATTTTGCAGACTCTATTTACCCTGGATGAAAGATATTCCATCTTAGATGCCAACCGCCGTTGGGCCGGGGGGCCCAGGGGAGGGCCTGGCTGGCCAGACACAGATCCTGGGTGGGATGTCAACGTGGAGGGGGGTAAGGCCACCCTCTCAGCAGCTCGGGAGGGGCTTCTGGAAAGCATCCGCAGGGCAGGTAGTAAGACTGCGAATTGGTCCAAAATTGGAGAGTGCCAGCAAGACTTAAATGAGCATCCATCTGCCTTTTTGGCCCACTTGTTTAAGCAAGTTAGGATGtacgggggaggggtggagccagAAGCCGAGGTTAGCCGCACGATGATGGTCTCTTACTTTGTCGATCAAGCGGTGCTGGACATAAAGAAGTATTTCACTAAACATGTTCCTGACTGGCCAGGGAAACCCCTAAGCAAAGTAGTTCTCCTGGCCACTTTTGTGTTTAATGGTAGGGACGAGGAAAAAGCTAAGGAAAAACGTAAGCAAAAGAAGGGGGAAGTAAGTATGTTGGTAGCCGCATTGCAGGTTCCCTTGGGGAATCAGCACTGGCAGGGACATGGGAATACAAGGGGGAGGGGACGCGGGACAGGACGAGGAGGAGGCTGGGGCGGGACAAGGAACGGCAACTGTAATTATTGTAAGCAACCGGGGCACTGGAAGAGGGAATGCCCCCTGCTTCCACGAGGGGCTCCTTTGCAGGATCAGCTGGAGACCGGTTCTTCCTTTCCCCCTAACGCTCCCCAGGACTTTGCTAATCCCCAGTGA
- the PHETA2 gene encoding sesquipedalian-2 isoform X4, producing MKLNERSVAHYATCDSPADHAGFLHKRVERHHHHHHATSYHRRWFILKGNLLFYFEDRESRDPLGLVVLEGCTVELCEAAEEFAFAIRFDDAGAKAYVLVADCQAAMEGWVKALSRASFDYMRLVVRELEKQLEDARKSLAACYKSPRKSSSGRKRHLSNPAMALVQEQPPVLENGYSTWGSGYIPAGASCADHDGGCSKPPPLPPRRRLAAGSGCGALVTGLSLTGQESPMSPETACFSKLHNWYGQEIAEIRREWLESQRSGEL from the coding sequence ATGAAGCTGAACGAGCGAAGCGTGGCGCATTATGCCACATGTGACTCTCCGGCAGATCATGCTGGTTTCCTCCACAAGCGTGTCGAgcggcaccaccaccaccaccacgccaCCTCCTACCACCGTCGCTGGTTCATCCTCAAGGGCAACCTGCTGTTCTATTTTGAAGATCGTGAGAGCCGGGACCCCCTGGGGCTTGTTGTGCTGGAGGGCTGCACCGTGGAACTGTGCGAGGCTGCCGAGGAGTTTGCCTTTGCCATCCGCTTCGATGACGCTGGTGCCAAGGCCTACGTGCTGGTGGCTGACTGCCAGGCCGCCATGGAGGGATGGGTGAAGGCGCTTTCGCGAGCCAGCTTTGATTACATGCGTTTGGTGGTGAGAGAGCTGGAAAAGCAACTGGAGGATGCCCGTAAGAGCTTGGCTGCCTGCTACAAATCTCCAAGGAAGTCATCATCTGGCAGAAAAAGGCATTTGTCCAATCCTGCTATGGCGCTCGTCCAGGAGCAGCCTCCCGTCTTGGAGAACGGTTACTCCACATGGGGCAGTGGTTACATCCCTGCAGGGGCCTCCTGTGCTGACCACGATGGGGGGTGTTCCAAAcccccgcctctgcctcctcGCCGGCGCTTGGCAGCTGGCAGTGGATGCGGAGCACTCGTCACTGGCCTCTCTTTGACTGGGCAGGAAAGCCCCATGTCTCCGGAGACAGCCTGTTTCTCCAAGCTACACAACTGGTACGGTCAGGAGATTGCAGAGATAAggagggagtggctggagagccAGAGGAGTGGGGAACTGTGA